A single region of the Camelus dromedarius isolate mCamDro1 chromosome 21, mCamDro1.pat, whole genome shotgun sequence genome encodes:
- the REN gene encoding renin produces the protein MPRWGLLLALWGSCTFGLPVDTGAFRRIFLKKMPSVRESLKERGVDVARLGAEWSQFTKRLSFGNRTTPVVLTNYLDTQYYGEVGIGTPPQTFKVIFDTGSANLWVPSTKCSPLYTACEIHSLYDSSESSSYVENGTEFTIHYGSGKVKGFLSQDVVTVGGITVTQTFGEVTELPLVPFMLAKFDGVLGMGFPAQAVGGVTPVFDHILSQGVLEEHVFSVYYSRNSHLLGGEIVLGGSDPQYYQENFHYVSISKTGSWQIKMKGVSVRSATLLCEEGCMVVVDTGASYISGPTSSMRLLMETLGAKELSTDEYVVNCNQVPTLPDISFHLGGRAYTLTSADYVLQDPYNDDNLCTLALHGLDVPPPTGPVWVLGATFIRKFYTEFDRRNNRIGFALAR, from the exons ATGCCTCGCTGGGGACTCCTGCTGGCGCTCTGGGGCTCCTGCACCTTTGGTCTCCCTGTAGACACTGGTGCCTTCAGACG GATCTTCCTCAAGAAAATGCCCTCGGTCCGGGAAAGCCTGAAGGAGCGAGGTGTGGACGTGGCCAGGCTCGGTGCTGAGTGGAGCCAGTTCACCAAGAGACTCTCGTTTGGCAACAGAACCACGCCCGTGGTCCTCACCAACTACCTGGAT ACCCAGTACTACGGCGAGGTCGGCATTGGCACCCCACCGCAGACCTTCAAAGTCATCTTTGACACCGGCTCGGCTAACCTCTGGGTGCCCTCCACCAAGTGCAGCCCTCTCTACACGGCCTGTG AGATTCACAGCCTCTACGACTCCTCGGAGTCCTCCAGCTACGTGGAGAATGGGACAGAGTTCACCATCCACTACGGATCCGGGAAGGTCAAAGGCTTCCTGAGCCAGGACGTGGTGACT GTGGGCGGAATCACAGTGACACAGACATTTGGAGAGGTCACGGAGCTGCCCCTGGTGCCCTTCATGCTGGCCAAGTTTGATGGCGTCCTGGGCATGGGCTTCCCCGCACAGGCTGTCGGAGGGGTCACCCCGGTCTTTGACCACATCCTCTCCCAGGGGGTGCTGGAGGAGCACGTCTTCTCTGTCTACTACAGCAG GAACTCCCACTTGCTGGGGGGAGAGATTGTGCTGGGAGGGAGCGACCCCCAGTATTACCAGGAGAATTTCCACTATGTGAGCATCAGCAAGACTGGCTCCTGGCAGATCAAAATGAAAGG GGTGTCTGTGAGGTCAGCCACCTTGCTCTGTGAGGAGGGCTGCATGGTGGTGGTGGATACCGGTGCATCCTACATCTCGGGTCCCACCAGCTCCATGAGGCTGCTCATGGAGACCCTGGGGGCCAAGGAGCTGAGCACGGATGAA TATGTCGTGAACTGTAACCAAGTGCCCACACTTCCCGACATCTCCTTCCACCTCGGAGGCAGGGCCTACACACTTACCAGTGCGGACTACGTATTGCAG GACCCATACAATGATGATAATCTTTGCACACTGGCCCTCCACGGTCTGGACGTCCCTCCACCCACTGGGCCAGTCTGGGTCCTGGGTGCCACCTTCATCCGCAAGTTCTACACAGAGTTTGATCGGCGTAACAATCGCATTGGCTTTGCTCTGGCACGCTGA
- the KISS1 gene encoding metastasis-suppressor KiSS-1, with protein MNSLVSWQLMLFLCATSFRETFEKVAPMEHPRTTGPRLGPPALRAPWEQSRRCEETKPAEAGPGRRGASLCPPPESSAGPQGPGPCAPGSRLIPAPRGAVLVQREKDPSAYNWNSFGLRYGKRQAAPPGSRGRGAGRG; from the exons ATGAACTCACTGGTTTCCTGGCAACTAATGCTTTTCCTTTGTGCCACCTCCTTCAGGGAGACATTTGAAAAGGTGGCGCCCATGGAGCACCCTAGAACCACAG GCCCGCGGCTCGGACCCCCAGCGCTCCGGGCCCCGTGGGAGCAGAGCCGGCGGTGTGAGGAGACCAAGCCCGCCGAGGCCGGTCCGGGCCGTCGGGGGGCGTCGCTGTGCCCGCCTCCGGAAAGCTCCGCGGGGCCCCAGGGGCCGGGCCCGTGCGCCCCCGGCAGCCGCCTGATCCCCGCCCCGCGGGGCGCGGTGCTGGTGCAGCGGGAGAAGGACCCGTCCGCCTACAACTGGAACTCCTTCGGCCTGCGCTACGGCAAGAGGCAGGCGGCGCCGCCCGGGAGCCGCGGCCGAGGCGCTGGGCGGGGCTGA
- the GOLT1A gene encoding vesicle transport protein GOT1A, whose amino-acid sequence MISITEWQKIGVGVTGFGIFFILFGVLLYFDSVLLAFGNLLFLTGLSLIIGLRKTSSFFFQRHKLKGTSFFLGGVAIVLLRWPLLGMLLETYGFFNLFKGFFPVVFGFLGNSANIPFLSALFRRLEGTSSMV is encoded by the exons AGATTGGCGTGGGCGTCACCGGCTTCGGCATCTTCTTCATCCTCTTCGGAGTGCTCCTGTACTTTGATTCGGTGCTCCTGGCCTTCGGAAAC CTGCTGTTCCTGACCGGCCTCTCCCTCATCATTGGTCTGAGGAAGacatcttccttcttcttccagaGACACAAGCTGAAGGGAACAAGCTTCTTCCTGGGGGGTGTGGCCATCGTGCTCCTGCGCTGGCCCCTCCTGGGCATGCTCCTCGAAACCTATGGCTTCTTTAACCTCTTCAA GGGCTTTTTCCCTGTCGTCTTTGGCTTCCTGGGCAATTCCGCCAACATCCCCTTCCTGAGTGCG CTGTTCCGGAGGCTTGAAGGCACCAGCTCAATGGTCTGA